The following coding sequences are from one Candidatus Rokuibacteriota bacterium window:
- a CDS encoding carotenoid oxygenase family protein yields the protein MQESRYLEWDYPIEEIEGRFPDRLTGTLYRNGPAQNDVGGQPFGHWFDGDGMLSAVM from the coding sequence TTGCAAGAGTCGCGATATTTGGAGTGGGACTACCCGATCGAGGAGATCGAGGGGCGATTCCCCGACCGCCTTACCGGCACGCTCTACCGGAACGGCCCGGCTCAGAATGACGTAGGCGGCCAGCCCTTCGGCCACTGGTTCGACGGCGACGGCATGCTGAGCGCCGTCATGTAG
- a CDS encoding outer membrane lipoprotein-sorting protein yields MKRSVGWARVLGGVVAALVCPAGLDPAAALTAAEIVRQADRIRAPGPSFSFELAIVTPTGTEQEPNARLAASVKLPDKSLARFVFPPADRGKILLMVGPNLWVYLPATDRPLRISPQQRLLGDVSHADVMRVNFGGDYVPALDGDDQVEGRACHVLELRGVVEGATYHRIRYWVERETFLPVKAEFYAITGLLLKTARYTRYREVLGALRPTEVQIRDAVRADALSRMIYSKLRLESLRDEIFHPTYLKFLR; encoded by the coding sequence GTGAAGCGTTCCGTCGGCTGGGCCCGGGTCCTGGGTGGCGTTGTCGCCGCGCTGGTCTGCCCGGCCGGCCTTGACCCCGCGGCCGCCCTGACCGCGGCCGAGATCGTCAGGCAGGCGGACCGGATCAGGGCCCCCGGGCCGTCGTTCTCCTTCGAGCTGGCCATTGTCACTCCAACCGGGACCGAGCAGGAGCCCAACGCGCGACTGGCGGCGTCCGTGAAGCTGCCGGACAAGAGCCTGGCCAGGTTTGTGTTCCCGCCGGCTGACCGCGGGAAGATCCTTCTGATGGTGGGCCCCAACCTCTGGGTGTACCTCCCGGCCACCGACCGGCCGCTCAGGATCTCGCCCCAGCAGCGCCTCCTCGGCGATGTCTCCCACGCCGACGTGATGCGGGTGAACTTCGGGGGCGACTACGTCCCGGCCCTCGACGGTGACGATCAGGTCGAGGGACGCGCCTGCCACGTCCTGGAGCTGCGCGGGGTGGTGGAAGGGGCCACCTACCACCGGATCCGCTACTGGGTCGAGCGCGAGACGTTTCTCCCGGTGAAGGCCGAGTTTTATGCCATCACGGGCCTTCTCCTGAAAACCGCCCGCTACACGCGGTATCGGGAGGTGCTTGGCGCTCTCCGACCGACGGAGGTTCAGATCCGCGACGCGGTGCGGGCTGACGCGCTCTCGCGGATGATCTACTCCAAGCTGCGGCTGGAATCGCTGAGGGACGAGATCTTCCACCCCACCTACCTCAAATTCCTCCGCTGA
- a CDS encoding TGS domain-containing protein, protein MPANLTPEYKAAEAAFRKARDPKERLEWLREMLRVIPKHKGTDHLQGDLKRRIKELSEELERPKKGGARGGPALVIGPEGAAQIALLGPPNAGKSSLHTRLTGSGAQAAAYPFTTKYPGPGMMPHEDICFQLVDLPAVSPEHPLPWLASTLGTADAALLVVDLADSACVEQVEAVHAVLRERRVTLTERWEAANESAGAGAEGDEDPFALRLPALLLVNKVDRIADVEAELRAFLELSGLRYPALAVSATTGRGLGAIGPWLFSHLGIVRVYTKAPGRSPARDRPFTLRRGQTVEDVARLVHKELARSLKYARVWGNAGFDGQQVGREHPVADGDVVELHA, encoded by the coding sequence ATGCCTGCCAACCTGACCCCCGAGTACAAGGCCGCGGAGGCCGCGTTCCGTAAGGCACGCGACCCGAAGGAACGGCTCGAGTGGCTCCGGGAGATGCTTCGCGTGATCCCCAAGCACAAGGGGACGGACCATCTCCAGGGCGACCTCAAGCGGCGGATCAAGGAGCTGTCCGAGGAGCTCGAGCGGCCCAAGAAGGGCGGGGCCCGGGGCGGCCCGGCGCTGGTGATCGGCCCCGAGGGCGCGGCGCAGATCGCGTTGCTCGGCCCGCCGAACGCGGGCAAGTCGTCGCTGCATACGCGGCTCACGGGCTCCGGGGCCCAGGCCGCGGCGTATCCGTTCACGACCAAGTATCCCGGGCCGGGGATGATGCCCCACGAGGACATCTGTTTCCAGCTCGTGGACCTTCCAGCCGTCTCGCCCGAGCACCCGCTCCCGTGGCTGGCGAGCACGCTCGGGACGGCGGACGCGGCTCTCCTGGTCGTGGACCTCGCCGACTCGGCGTGCGTGGAGCAGGTCGAGGCGGTGCACGCCGTCCTGCGCGAGCGGCGAGTGACGCTCACCGAGCGCTGGGAGGCGGCCAACGAGTCCGCCGGAGCAGGAGCCGAGGGCGACGAGGATCCCTTCGCCCTCCGGCTTCCCGCGCTGCTCCTTGTCAACAAGGTGGACCGCATTGCCGACGTGGAGGCCGAGCTCCGGGCGTTCCTAGAGCTCTCCGGGCTTCGCTATCCTGCCCTGGCCGTGTCGGCGACCACCGGGCGGGGCCTGGGCGCGATCGGCCCCTGGCTCTTCAGCCACCTGGGTATTGTGCGCGTCTACACCAAGGCGCCAGGCCGCTCGCCTGCTCGGGACCGGCCGTTCACCCTGCGCCGCGGTCAGACCGTGGAAGACGTGGCGCGGCTCGTGCACAAGGAGCTCGCGCGCTCGCTCAAGTACGCCCGCGTCTGGGGCAACGCCGGGTTTGACGGACAACAGGTTGGGCGCGAGCACCCGGTAGCGGACGGGGATGTGGTCGAGCTTCACGCGTGA
- a CDS encoding BrnT family toxin, whose amino-acid sequence MLEWDARKAAVNRTKHGVSFEEAATVFGDPDALDGPDLRHSEKESRFLRLGRAATGPVLIVAYTVRRRDDGESIRIISARRASRKERAAYAAASRD is encoded by the coding sequence ATGTTGGAGTGGGACGCGCGGAAGGCCGCGGTCAACCGCACCAAGCACGGGGTCTCGTTTGAAGAGGCGGCGACCGTGTTCGGCGATCCGGATGCCCTGGACGGCCCAGATCTGCGTCACTCCGAGAAGGAGTCACGATTCCTGCGACTGGGCCGCGCGGCGACGGGCCCCGTGCTCATCGTGGCCTATACCGTTAGGAGGCGAGACGATGGCGAAAGTATCCGCATCATCAGCGCGCGCCGGGCGAGCCGGAAAGAGCGGGCGGCCTATGCGGCGGCGTCCCGGGATTGA
- a CDS encoding type II toxin-antitoxin system RelE/ParE family toxin, producing MEDPVGDYRIIYTIDDKTRSVSVWAIGHRRLVYDLMGRRWLRR from the coding sequence CTGGAAGATCCGGTCGGGGATTATCGCATCATCTACACGATCGACGACAAGACCCGGTCTGTGAGCGTGTGGGCCATCGGCCACCGGCGGCTCGTCTATGACCTGATGGGGCGGCGGTGGCTACGCAGGTAG
- a CDS encoding ABC transporter ATP-binding protein: MPHVAVRDIVKTYRLGRTLVPALRGISLEVGRGEFAAVVGPSGSGKSTLLHLIGGLDRPDSGEITVDGQRLATLSPHGLARFRAGTVGFVFQFFSLLPVLTAYENVEYPLLFQAVARATRRRRVEEALERVGLAAHARHRPDQLSGGQQQRVAIARALVTSARLILADEPTANLDSRTGEAIIDLLEEARRDRGTTFVMATHDPGLVRRAGRVVRVQDGRVLGP, encoded by the coding sequence ATGCCGCACGTCGCGGTCCGGGACATCGTCAAAACCTACCGGCTGGGCCGCACGCTCGTCCCCGCGCTCAGGGGGATCTCGCTGGAGGTGGGCCGGGGTGAGTTCGCGGCCGTCGTCGGCCCCTCGGGGAGCGGGAAATCGACGCTCCTCCACCTGATCGGAGGCCTCGACCGGCCCGATTCTGGCGAGATCACCGTGGACGGGCAGCGCCTCGCCACCCTGTCTCCGCACGGGCTGGCGCGCTTTCGGGCGGGGACGGTCGGCTTCGTCTTTCAGTTCTTCAGCCTGCTCCCGGTGCTGACGGCGTACGAGAACGTCGAGTACCCGCTGCTCTTCCAGGCGGTCGCGCGCGCGACGCGGCGACGCCGGGTCGAGGAGGCTCTGGAGCGCGTGGGGTTGGCGGCTCACGCCCGTCACCGCCCGGACCAGCTCTCCGGTGGCCAGCAGCAGCGGGTGGCGATCGCGCGCGCCTTGGTCACCAGCGCCCGGCTGATCCTGGCCGATGAGCCGACCGCCAACCTGGACTCTCGAACGGGCGAGGCCATCATCGATCTCCTGGAGGAGGCTCGACGAGACCGGGGCACGACGTTCGTCATGGCGACCCACGATCCGGGTCTTGTCAGGCGCGCCGGCCGGGTCGTGCGCGTGCAGGATGGACGGGTTCTCGGGCCGTGA
- a CDS encoding BrnA antitoxin family protein — translation MRRRPGIDFSDIPETSPAQLRAMRRVGRPPLGAEARRLIAIRIDPQVLDAVRREAKRRGLGYQSLINDVLTRHVARERSA, via the coding sequence ATGCGGCGGCGTCCCGGGATTGACTTCTCCGACATCCCGGAGACTTCCCCCGCCCAGCTCCGAGCGATGCGCCGCGTGGGGCGGCCCCCCTTGGGGGCTGAGGCCAGGCGACTGATCGCCATTCGGATCGATCCCCAGGTCCTCGACGCCGTGCGGCGGGAGGCCAAGCGGCGAGGGTTGGGCTACCAGTCCCTCATCAACGATGTGCTCACGAGGCATGTCGCACGGGAGCGGAGCGCCTAA